The Alphaproteobacteria bacterium genome includes a window with the following:
- a CDS encoding response regulator codes for MRMEQLSVLLVEDDEVDRMAVRRALREHGIDAQLVEARDGQEALDIISGNSETAPPPAPYFILLDLNMPRVNGIDFLHCLRGEGTAGPARDAIVFVLTTSQSRSDIQAAYRCGISGYFVKSDYDQSLRSIVELMSAFQTAAEFPEADA; via the coding sequence ATGAGGATGGAGCAGCTCAGCGTGCTGCTGGTCGAGGACGACGAGGTCGACCGCATGGCGGTGCGCCGTGCCCTGCGCGAGCACGGCATCGACGCGCAGCTGGTCGAGGCCCGCGACGGGCAGGAGGCGCTGGACATCATATCCGGCAACTCGGAAACCGCGCCGCCGCCGGCACCCTATTTCATCCTGCTCGACCTCAACATGCCGCGCGTCAACGGCATCGACTTCCTTCACTGCCTGCGCGGCGAGGGCACCGCCGGGCCGGCACGCGACGCCATCGTCTTCGTGCTGACGACATCGCAGTCGCGTTCCGACATCCAGGCGGCATACCGCTGCGGTATCTCCGGCTATTTCGTGAAGTCGGACTACGACCAGTCGCTGCGCAGCATCGTCGAGCTGATGTCGGCGTTCCAGACCGCCGCGGAATTCCCCGAGGCGGACGCCTGA
- a CDS encoding SDR family oxidoreductase — MDNQFEGRVAIVTGGARGIGAGIVAHLAARGARVLVLDTSAEVEAMADPAIAGRCIAMQGDVSRRADMVAMAERALAAWGRIDILCPNAGIYPMSWIADMAEEEWDRVLDVNLKGVFLATQACLPAMRKARYGRVVVTSSITGPHVAHAQHGHYATSKGGINAFIKSAALELATEGITVNGVEPGNITTPALMQHRPKEFIEAQERTIPIGRLGTPEDVANAVAFLASAASGYITGQTVVVDGGQILPESL, encoded by the coding sequence ATGGACAATCAATTCGAAGGACGGGTGGCGATCGTCACGGGCGGGGCGCGCGGCATCGGCGCAGGAATCGTCGCCCATCTGGCCGCGCGCGGCGCCCGCGTCCTGGTCCTCGACACTTCGGCCGAGGTCGAGGCGATGGCCGACCCGGCAATAGCCGGCCGCTGCATCGCGATGCAGGGCGACGTCTCCCGCCGCGCCGACATGGTCGCGATGGCCGAACGGGCGCTTGCCGCCTGGGGCCGCATCGACATCCTGTGCCCGAATGCCGGCATCTACCCAATGTCGTGGATCGCCGACATGGCAGAGGAGGAGTGGGACCGGGTGCTCGACGTCAATCTGAAGGGCGTGTTCCTGGCCACCCAGGCCTGCCTGCCGGCAATGCGCAAGGCACGCTACGGACGCGTCGTTGTGACCTCGTCGATCACCGGCCCGCACGTCGCCCACGCCCAGCACGGCCACTACGCCACCAGCAAGGGCGGCATCAACGCGTTCATCAAGAGCGCCGCACTGGAGCTGGCCACGGAAGGCATCACCGTCAACGGGGTCGAGCCGGGCAACATCACCACACCGGCACTGATGCAGCACCGGCCCAAGGAATTCATCGAGGCGCAGGAGCGCACGATTCCGATCGGGCGGCTGGGCACGCCGGAGGACGTGGCCAATGCCGTCGCCTTCCTGGCTTCTGCGGCGTCAGGCTACATCACCGGCCAGACCGTCGTCGTCGACGGCGGCCAGATCCTGCCGGAATCGCTGTAG
- the bcp gene encoding thioredoxin-dependent thiol peroxidase: MAVDVGDKAPDFSMPTDDGGAVSLADLKGRTIVLYFYPKDDTPGCTKEACGFRDAMPDFSAVDAVVIGVSKDSPGSHDKFKAKFDLNFALGSDQDGTVCEAFGTWVEKSMYGRKYMGIDRATFLIDKSGVVRNVWRKVKVPGHVEEVLAAAKAL, translated from the coding sequence ATGGCCGTTGACGTGGGCGACAAGGCGCCGGACTTCAGCATGCCGACCGACGACGGCGGCGCGGTATCGCTGGCCGATCTGAAGGGCCGCACGATCGTGCTGTACTTCTACCCGAAAGACGACACCCCCGGCTGCACCAAGGAGGCCTGCGGGTTCCGCGACGCGATGCCCGACTTTTCGGCCGTCGATGCGGTCGTGATCGGCGTGTCGAAGGACAGCCCCGGCAGCCACGACAAGTTCAAGGCCAAGTTCGACCTGAACTTCGCGCTCGGCTCCGACCAGGACGGCACGGTCTGCGAGGCCTTCGGTACCTGGGTCGAGAAGAGCATGTACGGCCGCAAGTACATGGGAATCGACCGGGCCACCTTCCTGATCGACAAGAGTGGCGTCGTGCGCAACGTATGGCGCAAGGTCAAGGTGCCGGGCCACGTCGAGGAAGTGCTGGCCGCCGCAAAGGCGCTGTAG
- a CDS encoding CHASE domain-containing protein, which yields MTLQSAGQAALLPPTRPDADSARDRRKPVAGAVGPGGLWTWAVLALGILLTAFAYFSVEADSEAAAQARFDFRQHEIVQAVERRMAAYTQTLFGALGLLRASDDVARDEWRIYVDSLDLDNRYPGIQGIGFTEWVTPERRAAYEAAIRAEGFPDFTIRPPEPRPLYSSITYLEPFDERNRQAFGFDMYAEATRRAAMELARDTGEFAVSGDVRLVQEIGSDVQAGFLLYVPYYGRNDVPQTVAERQAASVGFVYSAFRMGDLMEGILGPGLPDVRLQVFDGPDPLDDELMFDSEPGRDTSQSAFVATSRINLGQRTWTLKMSSLPAFEALLDPQKSSFVLIGGLAASLLFFGVLRSSANLRARAEALAAEMTVALEQRNAELGRSNAELEQFAYVASHDLKAPLRGIDHLAIWIEKDLGDKLEGEPKRNMSLLRGRIKRLETLLNDILDYSRAGRTSTQVESFDIAEFVAEVFETVRANRPYTLAVNTDVATVCLGRTALEQVLSNLFSNTMKHHDKGAGQIAVEVHDRATGFDIVVSDDGPGIPKNLRTRAFQMFQTLQPRDQVEGSGMGLAIVRKIVERQGGSIEMVDTPGPRGAVFRIIWPKPATESAR from the coding sequence ATGACATTGCAGTCTGCCGGCCAGGCGGCGCTGTTGCCGCCGACCCGCCCGGACGCCGACAGCGCCCGGGACCGGCGCAAGCCGGTCGCCGGCGCGGTCGGTCCGGGCGGACTGTGGACCTGGGCGGTGCTTGCGTTGGGTATCTTGCTCACCGCCTTCGCCTACTTCTCCGTCGAGGCCGACAGCGAGGCGGCGGCACAGGCACGCTTCGATTTCCGCCAGCACGAGATCGTGCAGGCAGTCGAACGGCGCATGGCCGCATACACCCAGACGCTGTTCGGTGCGCTGGGGCTGCTCAGGGCCTCCGACGACGTCGCCCGCGACGAATGGCGCATCTATGTCGACAGCCTCGATCTCGACAATCGCTACCCCGGCATCCAGGGCATCGGCTTCACCGAGTGGGTGACGCCCGAGCGGCGCGCCGCCTATGAGGCCGCAATCCGTGCCGAGGGCTTCCCGGACTTCACCATCCGGCCGCCCGAGCCGCGCCCCCTCTACTCGTCGATCACCTATCTGGAACCGTTCGACGAGCGCAACCGCCAGGCTTTCGGCTTCGACATGTACGCCGAGGCGACGCGCCGAGCGGCGATGGAACTGGCGCGCGACACCGGCGAATTCGCCGTGTCCGGCGACGTCCGTCTGGTCCAGGAGATCGGCAGCGACGTCCAGGCCGGCTTCCTGCTCTATGTGCCCTACTATGGCCGCAACGACGTGCCGCAGACGGTCGCTGAACGGCAGGCCGCGAGCGTCGGTTTCGTCTACAGCGCGTTCCGGATGGGCGACCTGATGGAGGGCATCCTCGGCCCCGGCCTGCCGGACGTGCGCCTGCAAGTGTTCGACGGGCCGGACCCGCTGGACGACGAACTGATGTTCGACAGCGAGCCGGGCCGCGATACGTCGCAGTCCGCCTTCGTCGCCACCAGCCGGATCAACCTGGGGCAGCGCACGTGGACGTTGAAGATGTCGAGCCTGCCGGCATTCGAGGCCTTGCTCGACCCGCAGAAGTCCAGCTTCGTGCTGATCGGCGGCCTGGCCGCCAGCCTGTTGTTCTTCGGCGTCCTGCGCTCGTCGGCCAATCTGCGCGCGCGGGCCGAAGCGCTCGCCGCCGAGATGACGGTGGCGCTGGAGCAGCGCAATGCGGAACTCGGGCGCTCCAACGCCGAGCTCGAGCAGTTCGCCTATGTCGCCTCGCACGACCTGAAGGCGCCGCTGCGCGGCATCGACCACCTTGCGATCTGGATCGAGAAGGACCTGGGCGACAAGCTGGAAGGCGAGCCGAAGCGGAACATGAGCCTGCTGCGTGGCCGCATCAAGCGGCTGGAGACGCTGCTCAACGATATCCTGGATTACTCCCGGGCCGGCCGCACAAGCACGCAGGTCGAAAGCTTCGACATCGCCGAGTTCGTGGCCGAGGTATTTGAGACGGTGCGCGCCAACCGCCCATACACGCTTGCCGTCAACACCGATGTGGCAACCGTGTGCCTTGGCCGGACCGCACTCGAGCAGGTGCTGTCCAACCTGTTCTCCAACACGATGAAGCATCACGACAAGGGTGCGGGCCAGATCGCCGTCGAGGTGCACGATCGCGCCACAGGCTTCGATATCGTCGTGTCCGACGACGGCCCCGGCATTCCGAAGAACCTCCGCACCCGCGCGTTCCAGATGTTCCAGACCCTGCAGCCGCGCGACCAGGTCGAAGGCAGCGGCATGGGGCTGGCCATCGTTCGCAAGATCGTCGAGCGCCAGGGCGGCTCGATCGAGATGGTCGATACGCCCGGACCCAGGGGCGCGGTGTTCCGTATCATATGGCCGAAGCCGGCGACGGAATCCGCCCGATGA
- a CDS encoding bifunctional [glutamine synthetase] adenylyltransferase/[glutamine synthetase]-adenylyl-L-tyrosine phosphorylase, which translates to MQQKRFDIDSKALPALYDAGQAARGREAWVAALQGCDASAPATAAADRPDAVRLLDAVFSSSPFLSGLIAKRPRTVLQLLADGPEAALAAATGGLAAQADGVDEPSLMRLLRLAKQDVALITALADLAGAWPLERVTAALTAFADTCVRLSVDHLIAKYAGRGAWQAPAAAPAHAWFGLVTLAMGKLGAGELNYSSDIDLVLLYDPDRVACDDIGELPRHFNKFSHDLNAILEARTADGYVFRTDLRLRPDPGATPPVISLAAAENYYHSVGQTWERAAMIKARAITGAPDSIAAVRAIIDPFVWRRHLDFWAIEDVHAIKQQIHAHKGGGTITVAGHNIKLGRGGIREIEFFAQTQQLIWAGREPALRVAPTVQALDALVAGGHVSRTVADVLAAAYRYLRKVEHRLQMVDDQQTHSLPDTPDELRRIACLMGEPDVDAFTAALTGHMRAVNSHYADLFEETELPAVGGNLVFTGTDLDPGTAETLTGFGYRDTEKATELVRAWFAGRYRATRSKRAQALMNRLVPVLLQAVGRTADPDAALLRFDRFLQGLPSGVQLFSLFTANPELLSVLAEMMGSAPRLADYLAQHAGLMDAMLAPGFFTELPGPDAIAATLESRLAMAADFEGELDAARAATNEIKFQANLQLLRGTQTVEQVSDALSDLAAAAIAALLPRVVRQFAPRYGDVPGGAFAVLALGRLGSREMTAQSDLDLVFIYDAPPEASHSTGPKEVAVSAYYAQLSQRLVTALSAPTASGRLYEVDMRLRPSGNAGPVAVSLAGFAEYQHRNAWTWEHMALTRGRVVASTGDLAPRLEKVVREVLQRSRERDRLAVEVDDMRGRVRKEFGSDDPWDVKQRDGGLVDVEFICQFLMLAHAEENPECLAPAIGEAVGRLAAIGALTEAQAGVLTEAQHLWHSIQAILRLTVQGRFDPANASADQKDALARATGAVDFDALVAQMARVASRVEALYRELVGAPATAGREAERKSNEEG; encoded by the coding sequence ATGCAGCAAAAGCGGTTTGACATCGATAGCAAGGCTCTGCCCGCCCTCTACGACGCCGGACAGGCCGCGCGCGGTCGCGAGGCCTGGGTGGCCGCCCTGCAGGGCTGCGACGCAAGCGCACCGGCGACGGCGGCGGCAGACCGGCCGGACGCCGTGCGCCTGCTCGACGCGGTGTTCTCGTCCAGCCCGTTCCTCTCCGGGCTGATCGCCAAGCGGCCCCGGACAGTGCTGCAGCTTCTTGCCGACGGGCCGGAGGCGGCGCTGGCTGCCGCAACCGGCGGTCTTGCCGCACAGGCGGATGGCGTGGACGAACCGAGCCTGATGCGCCTGCTGCGGTTAGCGAAGCAGGATGTCGCACTGATCACCGCGCTCGCCGACCTGGCCGGCGCCTGGCCGCTGGAGCGGGTCACCGCGGCCCTGACCGCCTTCGCCGACACCTGCGTGCGGCTGAGTGTCGACCATCTCATCGCAAAATATGCCGGCCGCGGCGCCTGGCAAGCGCCGGCGGCCGCGCCCGCACACGCCTGGTTCGGCCTCGTCACCCTGGCCATGGGCAAGCTCGGCGCGGGCGAACTGAACTACTCATCCGACATCGATCTGGTGCTGCTATACGACCCCGACCGGGTCGCCTGCGATGATATCGGAGAATTACCGCGTCACTTCAATAAGTTTTCGCATGACCTTAATGCGATTCTTGAGGCCCGGACCGCCGATGGCTATGTGTTCCGCACCGACCTGCGGCTGCGGCCGGACCCGGGTGCGACGCCGCCGGTGATCTCGCTGGCGGCGGCCGAGAACTACTACCACTCGGTCGGCCAGACATGGGAGCGGGCGGCGATGATCAAGGCGCGTGCGATCACCGGCGCACCGGACTCGATCGCCGCGGTCCGCGCCATCATCGATCCGTTCGTCTGGCGGCGGCACCTGGATTTCTGGGCGATCGAGGACGTGCACGCGATCAAGCAGCAGATCCATGCCCACAAGGGCGGCGGCACCATCACCGTCGCCGGCCACAACATCAAGCTGGGCCGCGGCGGCATCCGCGAGATCGAGTTCTTCGCCCAGACCCAGCAGCTGATCTGGGCCGGCCGCGAGCCGGCGCTCAGGGTGGCGCCGACGGTGCAGGCGCTGGACGCGCTGGTTGCCGGCGGCCACGTGTCGCGTACCGTCGCCGACGTGCTGGCGGCCGCCTATCGCTACCTGCGCAAGGTCGAGCACCGGCTGCAGATGGTCGACGACCAGCAGACCCACAGCCTGCCGGACACGCCGGACGAGCTGCGCCGCATCGCCTGCCTGATGGGCGAGCCCGACGTCGACGCCTTCACCGCCGCATTGACCGGCCACATGCGCGCCGTCAACAGCCACTATGCCGACCTGTTCGAGGAGACCGAGCTGCCTGCGGTGGGCGGCAACCTCGTGTTCACCGGCACCGACCTCGATCCCGGCACCGCCGAGACGCTGACCGGCTTCGGCTACCGCGACACCGAGAAGGCGACAGAACTGGTGCGGGCCTGGTTCGCCGGGCGCTATCGCGCCACGCGCAGCAAGCGGGCGCAGGCGCTGATGAACCGGCTGGTGCCGGTGCTGCTGCAGGCGGTCGGCCGCACCGCCGACCCGGATGCGGCGCTGCTGCGCTTCGACCGCTTCCTGCAGGGCCTGCCCTCCGGCGTGCAGTTGTTCTCGCTGTTCACCGCCAACCCGGAACTGCTGTCGGTGCTGGCGGAGATGATGGGCAGCGCGCCGCGCCTGGCCGACTACCTCGCCCAGCATGCCGGGCTGATGGACGCGATGCTGGCCCCAGGGTTCTTCACCGAGCTGCCCGGACCGGACGCGATTGCCGCCACCCTGGAGTCCCGGTTGGCAATGGCGGCCGACTTCGAAGGCGAGCTCGACGCCGCCCGGGCGGCCACCAACGAGATCAAGTTCCAGGCCAATCTGCAGCTGCTGCGCGGCACCCAGACGGTCGAGCAGGTCAGCGACGCGCTGTCGGACCTGGCTGCGGCCGCGATCGCCGCCCTGTTGCCGCGCGTCGTGCGCCAATTCGCGCCGCGCTACGGCGATGTGCCCGGCGGCGCCTTCGCCGTGCTCGCCCTCGGCCGGCTCGGCAGCCGCGAGATGACCGCGCAATCGGACCTCGACCTCGTCTTCATCTACGACGCACCGCCGGAGGCGAGCCACTCGACCGGTCCGAAGGAGGTGGCGGTCAGCGCCTATTACGCCCAGCTCAGCCAGCGGCTGGTCACGGCGCTCAGCGCTCCGACCGCGTCGGGCCGTCTCTACGAGGTCGACATGCGCCTGCGCCCGTCCGGCAACGCCGGGCCGGTCGCCGTGTCGCTGGCCGGCTTTGCCGAATACCAGCATCGCAATGCCTGGACCTGGGAGCACATGGCGCTGACCCGCGGCCGGGTGGTCGCAAGCACGGGCGACCTCGCGCCGCGGCTGGAGAAGGTCGTGCGGGAGGTGCTGCAGCGATCGCGCGAGCGCGACCGGCTGGCCGTCGAGGTCGACGACATGCGCGGGCGCGTGCGCAAGGAGTTCGGCAGCGACGACCCGTGGGATGTGAAGCAGCGCGACGGCGGGCTTGTCGACGTGGAGTTCATCTGCCAGTTCCTGATGCTGGCCCACGCCGAGGAGAACCCGGAATGCCTGGCCCCGGCGATCGGCGAGGCAGTCGGCCGCCTCGCCGCCATCGGGGCCCTGACCGAAGCGCAGGCGGGCGTGCTGACCGAGGCCCAGCATCTGTGGCATTCGATCCAGGCGATCCTGCGCCTCACCGTGCAGGGCCGGTTCGATCCGGCGAATGCTTCGGCGGACCAGAAGGACGCGCTTGCCCGCGCCACCGGCGCGGTTGACTTCGACGCGCTGGTCGCCCAGATGGCTCGGGTCGCGTCGCGGGTCGAGGCACTGTACCGGGAGTTGGTCGGTGCGCCGGCCACGGCGGGACGCGAGGCGGAGCGCAAGAGCAACGAAGAGGGATGA
- a CDS encoding ferritin-like domain-containing protein, which yields MTVTLSDRAVGCLRAQQPAEKVALTRAAAAWWRVRPDRPLGRAEPPDRPGRPARPPLVAPGGVPRRRVTSGVPGRVALLHALAHIELNAIDLAWDMVARFGPGQPRAFCDDWVTVAAEEALHFALIADRLGALGAAYGDLPAHDGLWEAAQATADDLAGRLAVVPLVLEARGLDVTPAMIARLQAVGDETSAAVLQRIYDDEIGHVAVGKRWFDTLCRQDGHEPQARWQALVRARFRGQLKPPFNEAARSRAGLPAAWYAGDSAAIA from the coding sequence ATGACCGTGACGCTGAGCGATCGGGCCGTCGGCTGCCTGCGGGCGCAGCAGCCGGCCGAGAAGGTCGCGCTGACCCGCGCGGCGGCGGCCTGGTGGCGCGTGCGGCCGGACCGGCCGCTCGGCCGCGCCGAGCCGCCCGACCGTCCCGGACGTCCGGCCCGCCCGCCGCTGGTTGCGCCCGGCGGCGTACCACGGCGGCGGGTCACGTCGGGGGTGCCCGGACGCGTCGCGCTGTTGCATGCGCTGGCCCATATCGAGCTCAACGCCATCGACCTGGCCTGGGACATGGTAGCGCGTTTCGGACCGGGCCAGCCGCGCGCCTTTTGCGACGACTGGGTGACGGTCGCCGCGGAGGAAGCGCTGCACTTTGCGTTGATCGCCGACCGGCTGGGTGCGCTCGGCGCGGCCTATGGCGACCTCCCGGCCCATGACGGCCTGTGGGAAGCGGCGCAGGCGACGGCGGACGATCTCGCCGGCAGGCTGGCGGTGGTGCCGCTGGTGCTGGAGGCCCGCGGCCTGGATGTGACTCCGGCGATGATCGCACGGCTGCAGGCGGTGGGCGACGAAACCAGCGCCGCCGTGCTGCAGCGCATCTATGACGACGAGATCGGCCATGTCGCGGTAGGCAAGCGCTGGTTCGATACGCTGTGCCGTCAGGACGGCCACGAGCCGCAGGCACGCTGGCAGGCATTGGTGCGCGCGCGTTTCCGCGGCCAGCTGAAACCGCCGTTCAACGAGGCGGCCCGGTCGCGGGCCGGCCTGCCCGCCGCGTGGTACGCCGGCGACAGCGCGGCTATCGCCTGA